In Pseudomonas fluorescens, a genomic segment contains:
- a CDS encoding GNAT family N-acetyltransferase yields MFSLTRYTAPCPEPINSQILQMVVDNLTDISSVALPPSNLLYTIYQYAIGFEVHLYLEALGGSKGIAVELVVAMEDEQVIGFCLYLPMKDDPQACGIAFMAVQAGFRRQGVARGMLQDVLARYPHAELACAVEKVPVFEAMGFQVRAARDTQVLMNTRGYASDGLMGVLDVASIYSSLEVRQIHTYLLQKHGKRAMVDAEKQRDRHLDQLARKVQLFVAGR; encoded by the coding sequence ATGTTCAGCCTTACCCGCTACACCGCGCCGTGCCCCGAGCCGATCAACAGCCAGATCCTGCAGATGGTGGTGGACAACCTCACCGACATCAGCAGTGTGGCACTGCCGCCGAGCAACCTGCTCTACACCATCTACCAGTACGCCATTGGCTTTGAGGTGCACCTGTACCTGGAAGCGTTGGGTGGATCGAAGGGGATTGCGGTCGAGCTGGTCGTGGCGATGGAAGACGAACAGGTGATTGGCTTTTGCCTGTATTTACCGATGAAAGATGACCCTCAAGCGTGTGGTATCGCGTTCATGGCGGTGCAAGCCGGTTTTCGGCGCCAGGGCGTGGCGCGCGGAATGCTTCAGGACGTGCTGGCGCGCTATCCCCATGCCGAACTGGCATGTGCGGTGGAGAAGGTACCGGTGTTCGAAGCCATGGGTTTTCAAGTGCGAGCCGCGCGTGACACCCAGGTGCTGATGAACACCCGCGGCTACGCCAGCGATGGGCTGATGGGCGTGCTGGATGTAGCGTCTATCTACAGCTCGCTGGAGGTGCGGCAGATCCATACCTACCTGCTGCAAAAGCACGGCAAGCGCGCGATGGTGGATGCCGAGAAACAGCGCGATCGGCACCTGGATCAACTGGCGCGCAAGGTCCAGTTGTTTGTTGCGGGGCGCTAG
- a CDS encoding ATP-binding protein, with protein MTDSKAISRETLESMLTAINMGVLLVDKDCKVLFSNHFMSINSGRSAEELVGRTLFEAFPELPEVWTRQKINSVLTLQNFAFTSWQQRPHLFNFESTRPISGLVRHMYQNCTFFPVQDADGSSLGVGLAISDTTDTAARQLELTHLNKLLEEEKGAQALLIARLEDAQAQLLQSEKMAAIGQLAAGVAHEINNPIGFVCSNVNSLRRYLVDIFALLEAYEQASDESHADAHPELAAMRDKVDYDFMRQDIDELLVESVDGLDRVTRIVKDLREFSHVDSYEWQLADLHKGLDSTLNVIWNEIKFKAQVIKCYGDIEPIECMGSQINQVFLNLLINASHAVGADGQITIRSGREDGGVFVEIADNGHGIPLEIQNRIFEPFFTTKPVGMGSGLGLSLSYSIIVKHHGRLTVESEPGRGSCFRAWLPLRQPQVQALATSAAEGR; from the coding sequence ATGACAGACAGCAAGGCAATCTCCCGGGAAACCCTTGAGTCGATGCTCACGGCCATCAACATGGGTGTGCTGCTCGTCGATAAGGACTGCAAAGTGCTGTTCTCGAACCACTTCATGTCCATCAACAGCGGCCGCAGCGCCGAAGAACTTGTTGGCCGTACGCTGTTCGAAGCCTTTCCTGAGCTACCGGAGGTCTGGACCCGGCAGAAGATCAACAGCGTCCTCACGCTGCAAAACTTTGCTTTCACTTCGTGGCAGCAACGGCCGCACCTGTTCAATTTCGAAAGCACCCGGCCCATCAGTGGACTGGTTCGGCACATGTACCAGAATTGCACTTTCTTCCCGGTGCAAGACGCCGATGGCAGCAGCCTGGGCGTGGGCTTAGCCATCAGTGATACGACCGACACCGCTGCCCGTCAACTCGAGCTGACGCACCTGAACAAGCTGCTGGAAGAGGAAAAGGGCGCCCAGGCGCTGCTGATCGCGCGGCTCGAAGATGCGCAGGCGCAGTTGCTGCAGTCCGAGAAGATGGCGGCGATAGGGCAACTGGCTGCGGGGGTGGCCCACGAGATCAATAACCCGATCGGCTTTGTCTGCTCCAACGTCAACAGCCTGCGTCGTTACCTCGTGGACATTTTCGCGCTGCTCGAGGCTTATGAGCAGGCGAGTGACGAAAGCCATGCCGATGCTCATCCCGAGCTGGCGGCGATGCGTGACAAGGTGGATTACGACTTCATGCGTCAGGACATCGACGAGTTGCTTGTGGAATCGGTCGACGGTCTCGACCGGGTCACTCGCATCGTCAAGGACCTGCGTGAGTTCTCCCATGTCGACAGTTATGAATGGCAGTTGGCCGATCTGCACAAAGGGCTCGATAGCACCCTTAACGTTATCTGGAACGAGATCAAGTTCAAGGCCCAGGTGATCAAGTGCTACGGCGATATCGAGCCTATTGAATGCATGGGCTCACAGATCAATCAGGTCTTTCTGAACTTGCTCATCAACGCAAGCCATGCTGTGGGTGCCGACGGCCAAATCACCATCAGGAGTGGCAGGGAGGACGGCGGTGTGTTCGTTGAGATCGCCGACAACGGCCATGGTATCCCCCTTGAGATCCAGAACCGGATATTCGAACCGTTCTTCACCACCAAGCCGGTGGGCATGGGCTCGGGCCTGGGCCTGTCGTTGTCGTATAGCATCATCGTCAAGCACCATGGACGGCTCACCGTCGAGAGTGAGCCGGGTAGGGGAAGTTGCTTCCGGGCGTGGTTACCATTACGCCAGCCCCAGGTGCAGGCCCTCGCTACTTCTGCCGCCGAAGGACGCTGA
- a CDS encoding ribonucleotide-diphosphate reductase subunit beta, with product MDRLDGAGAAAAIEARAVTASDSAAIVRAKAALDKLDVAEGLAELEGASARVAVDEKRMINCRADLNQLVPFKYDWAWQKYLDGCANHWMPQEVNMTADIALWKNPEGLTDDERRIVMRNLGFFSTADSLVANNLVLAVYRLITNPECRQYILRQAFEEAIHTHAYQYCIESLAMDEGEIFNMYHEIPSVAKKAAWGLKYTRSISDPKFETGTVDTDKELLRNLVAYYCVLEGIFFYCGFTQILSMGRRNKMTGVAEQFQYILRDESMHLNFGIDVINQIKIENPHLWDAEMKEEATQMILQGTQLEIEYARDTMPRGVLGMNAAMMEDYLKFIANRRLSQIGLKEEYPGTTNPFPWMSEIMDLKKEKNFFETRVIEYQTGGALSWD from the coding sequence ATGGACCGCCTCGACGGTGCCGGCGCCGCTGCCGCCATCGAAGCCCGCGCCGTCACCGCCAGTGACTCCGCCGCCATCGTGCGCGCCAAGGCGGCCCTGGACAAACTCGACGTCGCCGAAGGCCTCGCCGAACTCGAAGGCGCTTCCGCCCGCGTCGCCGTTGACGAAAAACGCATGATCAACTGCCGCGCCGACCTCAACCAACTCGTGCCCTTCAAGTACGACTGGGCCTGGCAGAAGTACCTCGACGGCTGCGCCAACCACTGGATGCCGCAAGAGGTCAACATGACCGCCGACATCGCCCTGTGGAAAAACCCCGAAGGCCTGACCGACGACGAGCGCCGCATCGTCATGCGCAACCTCGGCTTCTTCTCCACTGCCGATTCGTTGGTCGCGAACAACCTGGTCCTGGCCGTGTACCGCCTGATCACCAACCCGGAGTGCCGCCAGTACATCCTGCGCCAGGCCTTCGAAGAAGCGATCCACACCCACGCTTACCAGTACTGCATCGAATCGTTGGCCATGGATGAAGGCGAGATCTTCAACATGTACCACGAGATCCCATCGGTGGCGAAAAAAGCCGCCTGGGGCCTGAAGTACACCCGTTCGATCTCCGATCCGAAGTTCGAAACCGGCACCGTCGACACCGACAAGGAACTGCTGCGCAACCTGGTCGCCTACTACTGCGTGCTGGAAGGCATCTTCTTCTACTGCGGCTTCACCCAGATCCTGTCCATGGGCCGCCGCAACAAAATGACCGGCGTCGCCGAGCAGTTCCAATACATCCTGCGCGACGAGTCGATGCACCTGAACTTCGGTATCGATGTGATCAACCAGATCAAAATCGAAAACCCACATTTGTGGGATGCCGAGATGAAGGAAGAAGCGACCCAGATGATCCTGCAAGGGACGCAGCTGGAGATCGAATATGCGCGCGATACCATGCCGCGCGGTGTGCTGGGTATGAACGCGGCGATGATGGAGGATTACCTCAAGTTCATCGCTAACCGTCGCCTGTCGCAGATTGGTTTGAAGGAAGAGTATCCAGGGACCACTAACCCGTTCCCGTGGATGAGCGAGATCATGGACTTGAAGAAAGAGAAGAATTTCTTTGAGACCCGGGTAATCGAGTACCAGACCGGCGGCGCGCTGAGCTGGGACTAA
- a CDS encoding LysR family transcriptional regulator yields MPDLNLLVTLDVLLAEGSVARAAQRLGLSPSAMSRALARLRQTTGDPLLVRAGRSLVPTPRALELREQVGRLVQDAQAVLRPVQSLDMGQVTRTFTLRTSEEFVESFGPALLARLDQQAPGVRLRFVNKTDKDNLLLREGSVDLETGVVDPTASPEVLTQALFRDRLIGVVRSGHALSQGDVSAARFAQGRHVYVSRRGQARGQIDDALEALGLARQITSIVAGFSTAIALARSTDLIAAVPERYTADRRDLFCFPLPLALPTFTVAMLWHPRLDADLAHRWLRSCLREVCAQQVQSALP; encoded by the coding sequence ATGCCCGACCTCAACTTGCTGGTCACCCTGGATGTGCTGCTGGCCGAAGGCAGCGTCGCCCGCGCGGCCCAACGCCTGGGCCTGAGCCCTTCGGCCATGAGCCGCGCCTTGGCGCGCCTGCGGCAAACCACGGGAGACCCGTTGCTGGTCCGCGCGGGCCGAAGCCTGGTGCCGACGCCACGGGCGCTGGAGTTGCGTGAACAGGTCGGCCGCCTGGTGCAGGATGCCCAGGCCGTGTTGCGCCCCGTGCAATCCCTGGACATGGGCCAGGTGACACGTACGTTTACCTTGCGCACCAGCGAGGAGTTTGTTGAAAGCTTTGGCCCGGCGCTGCTGGCCCGTCTCGATCAGCAAGCCCCGGGTGTGCGCCTGCGCTTCGTCAACAAGACCGATAAAGACAACCTCTTGCTGCGCGAAGGCAGCGTCGACCTGGAAACCGGTGTGGTCGACCCCACCGCCAGCCCCGAAGTGCTGACCCAGGCGCTGTTTCGCGATCGCTTGATCGGCGTGGTGCGCAGCGGTCATGCCCTCAGTCAGGGCGACGTCAGCGCCGCACGTTTTGCCCAGGGCCGCCATGTGTATGTGTCCCGGCGCGGTCAGGCGCGCGGCCAGATCGACGATGCCCTCGAAGCGCTGGGCCTGGCTCGGCAGATCACCAGCATCGTCGCCGGTTTTTCCACCGCGATTGCCCTGGCCCGCAGCACCGACCTGATCGCCGCCGTTCCCGAGCGCTACACCGCCGACCGGCGCGACCTGTTCTGTTTCCCACTGCCACTGGCGCTGCCGACGTTCACTGTCGCGATGCTCTGGCACCCCCGCCTGGACGCCGACCTGGCCCATCGCTGGTTGCGCAGCTGTTTGCGCGAGGTGTGTGCCCAGCAGGTACAATCCGCGCTGCCTTGA